In a single window of the Litorilituus sediminis genome:
- the mutM gene encoding bifunctional DNA-formamidopyrimidine glycosylase/DNA-(apurinic or apyrimidinic site) lyase, whose translation MPELPEVEVCRLGITPHLQQQTVANVIVRNAQLRWPIPAEVSTIVGKTINAIERRAKYLLLRFDSGTLLLHLGMSGTVRVIDKDTEVAKHDHFDLVLANGKALRLNDPRRFGAVLWLAEHQDEQGLLTKLGPEPLSDEFAPGYLFDKAKNRKVPIKTFLMNNHVVVGVGNIYANEALFKAGILPTAPVGTISCQRLDKLTEIIKEVLAAAIKQGGTTLKDFTQADGRPGYFAQSLLVYGRVGQACTCCQTPLEEIRQANRSSVFCPVCQQP comes from the coding sequence ATGCCAGAGTTACCCGAGGTAGAAGTATGCCGTTTAGGTATTACGCCACACTTACAACAACAAACTGTAGCTAATGTGATTGTTCGTAATGCACAGTTACGTTGGCCTATTCCTGCTGAAGTCAGCACTATCGTAGGTAAAACTATTAATGCCATTGAGCGCCGTGCTAAATACTTGTTATTGCGATTTGATTCAGGAACATTATTACTACATCTTGGTATGTCTGGCACCGTTCGTGTTATTGATAAAGATACTGAGGTTGCTAAGCATGATCATTTTGATTTGGTTTTGGCGAATGGTAAGGCGCTGCGTTTAAACGATCCACGACGTTTTGGTGCGGTACTTTGGTTGGCAGAGCATCAAGATGAGCAAGGGTTATTAACTAAATTAGGTCCTGAGCCACTATCAGATGAGTTTGCTCCCGGTTATCTTTTTGACAAAGCTAAAAACCGTAAGGTGCCGATTAAAACCTTTTTAATGAATAATCATGTCGTGGTTGGTGTTGGTAATATTTATGCGAATGAGGCTTTGTTTAAAGCAGGTATTTTGCCTACTGCGCCGGTGGGCACTATCAGTTGTCAACGACTGGACAAGTTAACTGAGATCATTAAAGAAGTACTCGCTGCTGCGATAAAGCAAGGTGGCACAACCTTGAAAGATTTTACTCAAGCAGATGGCCGACCAGGCTATTTCGCCCAGTCGCTATTGGTTTATGGACGTGTCGGGCAGGCCTGCACTTGTTGTCAAACGCCACTAGAGGAAATACGACAAGCCAATAGAAGCTCAGTTTTCTGCCCTGTTTGTCAACAGCCTTAA
- a CDS encoding ComF family protein, producing the protein MEWLALVNKGLARVAKLVTHLGSCDLCLQEIYPTKRDECSSMGFICRYCLADLALFEQEKIKGDLLSWPAVKRALPKCQFDRLFVLSPYLYPFDTWLKQFKYQGRFQLARFLSKLLAREWLKYAYFDVTQPVDLVVAVPVHVSRWQQRGYNQAHLLAKEFAQQAKLPYGTHLLKRVKQNASQVGKSGAERRTSLRGAFCLREPLADGIKHVLIVDDVVTTGSTASEISAVLKRAGVEKVTLVTVCISLPQKC; encoded by the coding sequence ATGGAATGGTTAGCGTTAGTAAATAAAGGATTAGCTCGAGTAGCTAAGCTAGTTACACACTTGGGTAGTTGTGATTTGTGCTTGCAAGAAATTTATCCTACTAAGCGGGATGAATGTTCAAGCATGGGCTTTATTTGTCGGTATTGTTTGGCAGATCTTGCCTTATTCGAGCAAGAGAAAATAAAAGGTGATTTACTGTCTTGGCCTGCGGTAAAGCGAGCCTTGCCAAAATGTCAGTTTGATCGATTATTTGTACTCTCACCGTATCTTTATCCTTTTGATACTTGGTTAAAACAATTTAAGTATCAAGGTCGTTTTCAATTGGCTAGGTTTTTGTCTAAGTTATTGGCGAGAGAGTGGCTTAAATATGCTTATTTCGATGTCACGCAACCAGTTGATTTAGTTGTCGCTGTACCTGTTCATGTCAGTCGATGGCAACAACGTGGCTATAATCAGGCGCATTTGCTGGCAAAAGAATTTGCTCAACAAGCTAAGCTGCCTTATGGCACACATTTGCTGAAGCGAGTAAAGCAAAATGCTAGTCAAGTAGGTAAATCGGGCGCAGAGCGACGAACCAGTTTGCGCGGTGCATTTTGTTTACGAGAGCCGCTAGCTGATGGCATCAAACATGTGCTAATCGTTGATGATGTTGTTACTACAGGCAGTACGGCATCAGAAATTAGTGCTGTGTTAAAACGGGCTGGGGTGGAAAAGGTTACATTAGTAACTGTGTGTATTTCCCTACCCCAAAAATGCTAG
- a CDS encoding putative metalloprotease CJM1_0395 family protein yields MNITPHVPTLSLPTVANPPTESLRRENHQREVISQVAATNQSAAEKGVASDKERARTPAQTNEQVDFANLRKQAEQEASAISGEREHGNSEHNEHADHQGEFNQHEKEAEQQKQAEEQQAIADEKIISELKQRDQEVKTHERAHATIGGTATGSPSYTYEVGPDGKKYAVSGEVSVDLSVVPGDPKATIAKMQKIHAAALAPINPSVQDTRVAASAAQKILDAQSELLSQNNDIALDKAESPVSNNRHFREEQGVNQASLEFDQLINQTIAAQEQIAPEQTKPNTAIEVNSAEQIIPQQSLEVQQRANRIESFYQDISQAYEKPANYQFELTA; encoded by the coding sequence ATGAATATCACCCCGCACGTGCCAACACTTTCCCTTCCTACGGTGGCTAACCCTCCGACTGAAAGTCTGCGTCGTGAAAATCACCAACGAGAAGTAATAAGCCAAGTTGCCGCTACCAATCAATCGGCAGCAGAAAAAGGTGTCGCTTCAGACAAAGAGCGAGCGAGAACCCCTGCGCAAACCAATGAACAAGTTGATTTTGCCAACCTAAGAAAGCAAGCTGAGCAAGAAGCAAGCGCTATCAGTGGTGAACGAGAGCACGGCAACTCAGAGCATAATGAGCATGCCGATCATCAAGGCGAATTCAACCAACACGAAAAAGAAGCAGAACAGCAAAAACAGGCTGAAGAGCAACAAGCCATAGCTGATGAAAAGATAATTTCTGAGCTAAAACAGCGTGATCAAGAAGTTAAAACACATGAGCGCGCTCATGCCACTATAGGGGGCACAGCAACGGGTAGCCCCTCGTATACATACGAAGTTGGTCCTGATGGTAAAAAATACGCGGTCAGTGGCGAGGTTTCAGTAGATTTATCCGTTGTCCCCGGCGACCCAAAAGCCACCATAGCTAAAATGCAAAAAATTCATGCTGCGGCTTTAGCGCCTATTAATCCTTCAGTACAAGATACCCGAGTAGCAGCCAGTGCAGCGCAAAAAATTCTTGATGCACAAAGCGAGTTATTATCGCAAAACAATGATATAGCATTAGACAAAGCTGAAAGCCCTGTCAGTAATAATAGGCACTTTAGAGAAGAACAGGGTGTTAATCAGGCTTCTCTCGAGTTTGATCAACTAATCAACCAAACCATAGCAGCACAAGAGCAAATTGCACCTGAGCAAACCAAGCCAAACACTGCTATTGAAGTAAATTCTGCTGAGCAAATCATTCCTCAACAGTCATTAGAAGTACAACAACGCGCTAATCGCATTGAAAGTTTTTATCAAGACATTAGCCAAGCTTATGAAAAGCCGGCTAATTATCAATTTGAATTAACCGCCTAA
- a CDS encoding M14 family zinc carboxypeptidase, producing MKLLRTLLLVGFLSSFSALNAAPVTNYLPENTQYSQQIPKPSSVLGFEVGQRQIRHEQLLSYFYQLAQHSDRIQLTTMGETAQHREQLLVSISSPENLKKLPNLLKPNNEKTALNTNKPLIVWLGYSVHGDEISGANAALVVAYHLAASQEQSMQELLANTIIVLEPSINPDGMDRFVNWVTTFGNTTNNPDANHIEHHQHWVTGRTNHYWFDLNRDWLLVTQQETQNRLKYFHQYKPHVVGDFHEMGHNSSYFFQPGILSRTHPLTPAENVSLTSDLAKFHAQALDQQDRLYYSEENFDDFYYGKGSTYPDINGSIGILFEQASSRGMQQQTVNGLLTFEDSIRNHVLTSLSTIAGAWHNKDKLLQYQHNFYQDAYKLAKKEKFTGYLLHEPKDNFRLQALLEKLAQHQINVYPLTEDFEHKDKVYGKDSSFYLPLAQPQYRLIKALFNQQTNFKDNTFYDVSGWTMPLAMNIEFQRLNRSWGLEIAKTPWQSSPQDKPSNIDQLSYAYAFEWQHFLAPKLLNTLLAQGIKAKVARKPFTSMINGQQKQFNSGTIIVLAGIQQATDWREKLVKASQQSNIELFNLATGLTVKGIDLGSSTFKLIKQPKVLMLGGQGISQYEAGEVRFYLDKMLNIPVSISNYNRLSSLDLSTYSHLILVNGNYDKLSEKDVTKIKGWIKQGGTIIGQKRGAKWLAKHEILAAKFASREQINQLFDEEGLTYQDKESLAARKRIAGAIFAAQLDTSHPLAYGYQERLLPLFRNSTLIMEQPKKAFITLAQYTPTPLLSGYTDQNLVNRLAHNAAIVAHNYGEGRVIATSDVLAFRGYWYGSAKILANSLFFAQAFSANTK from the coding sequence ATGAAACTGCTACGCACACTACTATTGGTTGGTTTTTTATCGTCTTTTAGCGCACTTAACGCAGCGCCAGTAACTAATTACTTACCTGAAAATACACAATACAGTCAGCAAATTCCAAAGCCAAGTAGTGTTTTAGGCTTTGAAGTAGGTCAGCGCCAAATAAGGCATGAGCAATTACTAAGCTACTTTTATCAACTAGCACAACATAGTGATCGTATTCAGCTAACCACTATGGGTGAAACAGCACAGCATAGAGAGCAACTACTGGTTAGTATTTCCAGCCCTGAAAACCTGAAGAAATTACCCAATTTATTAAAGCCAAATAACGAAAAAACTGCTCTTAACACCAACAAGCCACTCATTGTATGGCTAGGCTATAGTGTTCATGGTGATGAAATTAGTGGCGCCAATGCTGCCTTGGTGGTTGCCTATCATTTAGCGGCAAGCCAAGAACAAAGCATGCAAGAGTTACTAGCTAACACCATTATCGTGCTTGAGCCTAGTATAAATCCTGATGGTATGGATAGATTTGTCAACTGGGTGACAACCTTTGGCAACACAACAAATAACCCAGATGCAAATCATATTGAGCACCATCAACACTGGGTAACAGGCCGAACCAATCATTATTGGTTTGATTTGAATCGTGATTGGCTGCTTGTAACTCAACAAGAAACCCAGAACAGACTAAAGTATTTTCATCAATATAAACCGCATGTAGTCGGCGATTTTCATGAAATGGGACACAACAGCAGCTATTTTTTCCAACCGGGTATTTTGAGCCGAACGCACCCATTAACACCTGCTGAGAATGTTTCACTAACATCAGATTTAGCTAAGTTTCATGCGCAAGCTCTCGATCAACAAGACAGATTATATTACAGCGAAGAAAACTTCGATGACTTCTATTATGGTAAGGGTTCAACCTACCCAGATATAAATGGCAGTATTGGTATTTTGTTTGAGCAAGCCAGCTCTCGAGGTATGCAGCAACAAACGGTTAATGGTTTACTCACCTTTGAAGACAGCATTAGAAATCACGTTTTAACCTCGTTATCAACCATAGCAGGTGCTTGGCATAATAAAGACAAATTACTGCAATATCAGCACAACTTTTATCAAGATGCCTACAAATTAGCGAAAAAAGAAAAATTTACCGGTTACTTATTGCATGAGCCTAAAGACAATTTTAGGTTACAGGCATTACTAGAAAAGTTGGCGCAACATCAAATCAATGTTTACCCACTAACTGAAGATTTTGAACATAAAGATAAAGTTTATGGTAAAGACAGCAGCTTTTATTTACCGCTTGCCCAACCACAATATCGCTTGATTAAAGCTTTGTTTAATCAACAAACAAACTTTAAAGATAATACCTTCTACGATGTTTCTGGCTGGACCATGCCACTGGCAATGAATATTGAGTTTCAACGCCTTAATCGTAGCTGGGGCTTAGAAATAGCTAAAACACCATGGCAAAGCTCACCCCAGGATAAGCCAAGCAATATTGATCAGTTATCCTACGCTTATGCATTTGAATGGCAGCATTTTCTTGCACCTAAACTATTAAATACCCTGTTAGCTCAAGGGATCAAAGCAAAAGTGGCACGCAAACCGTTTACAAGCATGATCAATGGCCAACAAAAACAATTTAACAGCGGCACTATTATTGTGTTAGCAGGTATTCAGCAAGCTACTGATTGGCGTGAAAAGTTAGTTAAGGCAAGTCAGCAGAGCAATATCGAGTTATTTAATCTTGCTACAGGTTTAACTGTTAAAGGCATTGATTTAGGTAGTAGCACCTTTAAACTAATTAAACAGCCAAAAGTATTAATGCTAGGCGGACAAGGTATTTCACAATATGAAGCAGGTGAAGTGCGTTTTTATCTCGATAAAATGCTTAATATCCCTGTTTCAATCAGCAATTACAACCGCTTGAGTTCGCTTGATTTAAGCACATACAGCCACTTGATTTTAGTTAACGGAAATTACGATAAGCTATCAGAAAAAGACGTGACAAAAATCAAAGGCTGGATAAAGCAAGGCGGTACTATTATCGGACAAAAGCGTGGGGCTAAATGGCTTGCAAAACATGAAATTCTCGCAGCAAAATTTGCTAGCCGAGAGCAGATAAATCAACTTTTCGATGAAGAAGGCTTAACTTATCAAGACAAAGAATCACTCGCTGCTCGTAAACGCATTGCCGGTGCTATTTTTGCAGCCCAACTCGACACCTCTCATCCATTAGCTTATGGCTATCAAGAAAGGTTATTACCTTTATTCCGTAACAGTACGCTAATCATGGAGCAACCGAAAAAGGCCTTTATTACCCTAGCCCAGTACACGCCAACACCATTATTGAGCGGCTATACAGATCAAAACTTGGTTAATCGTTTAGCGCATAATGCCGCTATAGTCGCCCATAATTATGGTGAAGGCCGCGTTATCGCGACCAGCGACGTACTTGCCTTTAGAGGTTATTGGTACGGTAGCGCGAAAATACTCGCCAACAGCTTATTCTTTGCTCAAGCCTTTAGTGCCAATACCAAATAA
- the rpmB gene encoding 50S ribosomal protein L28 has product MSKVCQVTGKKPVVGNNRSHARNATRRRFLPNLQSHRFWVESENRFVKLRLTPKGMRIIDKKGIDAVLADIRARGEKV; this is encoded by the coding sequence ATGTCTAAAGTTTGCCAAGTAACCGGCAAGAAGCCAGTCGTAGGGAACAACCGTTCTCACGCAAGAAACGCGACACGTCGTCGTTTCTTACCAAACCTTCAATCTCACCGTTTTTGGGTTGAGAGCGAAAATCGTTTCGTTAAATTACGTTTAACTCCGAAAGGAATGCGTATTATCGATAAGAAAGGTATTGATGCAGTATTAGCTGACATTCGTGCCCGTGGCGAAAAAGTTTAA
- the bioH gene encoding pimeloyl-ACP methyl ester esterase BioH encodes MAESLAFTSTLTENAPSTNKIPIVFIHGWGLNSGVWQPLLTKLASQITSNFELITIDLPGFGNSNQVAIEPYNLQNIAKLVATTINKPAIYLGWSLGGHIASTIALTMPEQVLGLITVASSPYFVEQNSNEKWPGIKANVLAGFHQQLSVDTEKTITGFLKIQAMGSPHIRQDLKQITQLVMSQPLPTKSTLDDSLKLLETTDLRSQLSEISVPFLRLYGKNDSLVPKSIADKVTDLAPNSDSYIFPQASHAPFISHADDFKEVLSHWLTTKFSNKN; translated from the coding sequence ATGGCAGAAAGCTTAGCATTTACCAGTACCCTGACAGAAAACGCCCCCTCAACAAACAAAATCCCCATTGTATTTATTCATGGCTGGGGCTTAAATTCAGGCGTTTGGCAGCCATTATTAACTAAGTTAGCGAGCCAAATAACCAGTAACTTTGAGCTGATAACCATTGATTTACCTGGCTTTGGCAATAGCAATCAAGTAGCAATTGAACCTTATAATTTGCAAAATATTGCTAAGCTAGTTGCCACTACCATTAACAAACCTGCCATTTACTTAGGTTGGTCATTAGGCGGTCATATCGCCTCAACAATCGCATTAACTATGCCAGAACAAGTACTTGGCTTAATCACTGTGGCAAGTTCACCTTATTTTGTTGAGCAAAATAGCAATGAAAAATGGCCTGGCATTAAAGCCAATGTATTAGCAGGCTTTCATCAGCAACTTTCCGTTGATACTGAAAAAACCATTACCGGTTTTTTAAAAATACAAGCCATGGGTAGCCCACATATTCGTCAAGACCTTAAGCAAATTACCCAGTTGGTTATGAGCCAACCATTACCAACTAAAAGCACCTTGGATGATTCATTAAAACTATTAGAAACAACAGATTTACGTAGCCAACTTTCTGAGATATCTGTGCCGTTTTTACGTTTGTATGGAAAAAATGATAGCTTAGTGCCTAAATCCATTGCCGATAAAGTGACAGATTTAGCACCTAACAGTGACTCATATATATTTCCTCAAGCATCACATGCACCTTTCATTTCTCATGCTGATGATTTTAAAGAGGTTTTATCTCACTGGTTAACAACTAAATTTAGTAACAAAAATTAA
- the rpmG gene encoding 50S ribosomal protein L33, translating into MRDKIRLVSSAGTGHFYTTDKNKKTMPEKMEIKKFDPKARKHVMYKEAKIK; encoded by the coding sequence ATGCGTGATAAAATTCGTTTAGTTTCTAGTGCAGGTACAGGTCATTTTTATACTACTGATAAGAATAAAAAGACTATGCCAGAGAAAATGGAAATCAAAAAATTTGATCCAAAAGCTCGTAAGCACGTAATGTATAAAGAAGCAAAAATTAAGTAA
- a CDS encoding TetR/AcrR family transcriptional regulator — MKTRDKIIQASIALFNEQGERNVTTNHIAAHLSISPGNLYYHFRNKEDIILSIYEEYARSLLLEALPKISADVKPLDALILYMDAVSQTTMKFRFFYSNLPVLLDKSPSLREKYVEVQHTIAQRIKELLLALRDADIIAFEDDELADIVSLLRLINTFWVSFYQTQTIVSEVNDSVFYQGVLKILVILRPYTTEVAKEDLLKAREMYQQKYQQALEAS; from the coding sequence ATGAAAACCCGTGACAAGATAATTCAAGCCAGTATTGCATTATTCAACGAGCAAGGAGAGCGTAATGTAACGACCAATCATATAGCTGCTCATTTATCTATTAGCCCGGGTAACTTGTATTATCATTTTCGCAATAAAGAAGACATTATTTTATCTATTTATGAAGAGTATGCGCGCAGTCTTTTATTAGAGGCGTTGCCAAAAATATCTGCCGATGTAAAACCATTGGATGCACTTATTCTGTATATGGATGCTGTTTCACAAACGACGATGAAGTTTCGTTTCTTCTATAGCAACTTGCCGGTATTGCTTGATAAAAGCCCGTCACTGAGAGAAAAGTATGTTGAGGTGCAACACACCATAGCACAACGCATTAAAGAGTTGTTATTGGCTTTAAGGGATGCAGATATTATTGCTTTTGAAGATGATGAGCTGGCTGATATTGTTAGCTTGTTACGTCTTATCAATACTTTTTGGGTGAGCTTTTATCAAACGCAAACCATTGTAAGTGAAGTAAATGATTCTGTTTTCTATCAAGGCGTTTTAAAAATATTAGTTATTTTAAGACCTTACACTACAGAAGTAGCGAAAGAAGATTTATTAAAAGCGCGAGAGATGTATCAGCAGAAATATCAACAAGCGCTTGAAGCTTCTTAA
- a CDS encoding VanZ family protein has translation MSLIEKYWLSLTIFILVCIATLSLWPAQSLPAVPGTDKTHHFIAYGLLMLPTALKKPKGWLYIALAFALFSGAIELIQPYVNRYGEWLDMLANVLGLCCGVLFAALLKKMSSWHKADYI, from the coding sequence ATGTCTTTAATCGAAAAGTACTGGCTGAGCCTGACTATATTTATCTTGGTTTGCATTGCTACCTTATCACTGTGGCCTGCTCAGTCATTACCTGCTGTACCAGGTACAGACAAAACGCACCATTTCATCGCTTATGGTTTGTTGATGTTACCCACCGCATTGAAAAAGCCGAAAGGTTGGTTATATATCGCATTAGCGTTTGCGCTATTTAGTGGCGCAATTGAGTTAATTCAGCCTTATGTTAATCGCTATGGTGAGTGGTTAGATATGTTGGCCAACGTACTAGGTTTGTGCTGTGGTGTATTGTTTGCTGCGTTGCTCAAGAAAATGTCGTCATGGCATAAAGCTGATTACATTTAG
- the coaD gene encoding pantetheine-phosphate adenylyltransferase — MTIKAIYPGTFDPVTNGHSDLIIRASKLFSEVIIGVASSPSKQPRFDLAKRVAMLEQVTKDLDNVTVVGFSGLLVDFAKHHQAKVLIRGLRAVSDFEYEFQLANMNRRLSPELESVFLTPAEENSFISSTLVKEVALHQGDVSQFVHPVVKAALEQSS, encoded by the coding sequence ATGACTATTAAAGCAATTTATCCCGGCACTTTTGATCCTGTCACCAACGGCCATAGCGACTTGATTATTCGTGCCAGCAAATTATTCAGTGAAGTTATTATTGGCGTTGCCTCTAGCCCGAGTAAACAACCAAGGTTTGATTTAGCTAAACGCGTTGCCATGTTAGAGCAAGTCACCAAAGATTTAGACAATGTAACTGTTGTTGGTTTTAGCGGATTATTAGTCGATTTTGCTAAGCACCATCAAGCCAAAGTACTGATTCGTGGCTTAAGAGCAGTATCCGACTTTGAATATGAATTTCAGTTAGCAAATATGAACCGTAGATTATCGCCAGAATTAGAAAGTGTTTTTCTCACTCCTGCAGAGGAAAACTCGTTTATTTCCTCTACGTTAGTTAAAGAGGTTGCGCTTCATCAAGGCGATGTAAGCCAATTTGTTCACCCTGTTGTTAAAGCAGCACTTGAACAATCAAGCTAA
- a CDS encoding MATE family efflux transporter, producing MSLFSDLDQHKRLFALALPMIFSNITVPLLGLVDTAVIGHLSHAYYLGGSTVGAMIITSVTWLCGFLRMSTTGLSAQAFGSQDNKQNLMVLFRGIGIAFILGLLLILIQSPFINIALQLSGGSEQVQFYARQYSEIRVWGFPAALANLVMLGWLLGNHQSKAVMWLLIFTNLTNICLDFLFVYGFQWQVQGVALATLIAEYSGLTLGSALIYKQQKQQVHQALSKLSQLLKSLFEPSSMLSYFKLNRDILIRTLCLELCFIFITFQGARLGDNVVAANAILMNFLLLISFGLDGIANATEAMVGKAKGEGNNSELNNTVNIALLWSLIFALAYSLLFAFAGSWLLSLISDIPSVIAFAEQYLFWMILLPLFACWCFLYDGVYIGLMQAKAMRNSMIIATFACFFPLWFMLQGLGNHGLWAAFSLFMLARGVTLAWHFHYKVKARESLNNLSQG from the coding sequence TTGTCTTTATTTTCCGATCTTGATCAACATAAGCGCTTATTCGCCTTAGCCTTACCTATGATCTTTTCCAATATCACTGTGCCATTATTAGGCTTAGTTGATACTGCTGTTATCGGCCATTTATCGCATGCCTACTATTTAGGCGGTAGCACAGTCGGCGCAATGATTATTACCTCGGTTACTTGGCTATGTGGCTTTTTACGTATGTCGACAACAGGTCTGAGCGCGCAAGCTTTTGGTAGCCAAGATAACAAGCAAAACCTTATGGTACTTTTTCGAGGTATCGGTATTGCCTTTATACTCGGCTTACTGCTGATTTTAATACAATCTCCTTTTATCAATATCGCCTTGCAGTTATCTGGTGGCTCAGAGCAAGTACAATTTTACGCCCGCCAATACAGTGAAATTCGCGTGTGGGGCTTTCCTGCGGCGTTAGCTAATTTAGTTATGTTAGGCTGGTTACTGGGTAATCATCAAAGTAAAGCGGTGATGTGGTTACTTATATTCACCAATCTCACCAATATTTGCTTAGACTTTTTATTTGTTTATGGCTTTCAGTGGCAAGTGCAAGGGGTAGCATTAGCAACATTAATCGCAGAATATTCTGGGCTAACTCTAGGCTCAGCCCTTATTTATAAACAACAAAAGCAACAAGTTCATCAAGCCTTAAGTAAGTTATCTCAGTTACTAAAATCACTATTCGAACCAAGCTCAATGCTTAGCTATTTTAAGCTCAATCGCGATATTCTTATTAGAACCTTATGCTTAGAGTTATGTTTTATTTTTATCACCTTTCAAGGGGCAAGGTTAGGTGACAATGTGGTGGCTGCGAATGCCATTTTAATGAACTTTTTGCTGCTTATTTCCTTTGGTTTAGACGGCATAGCGAATGCGACAGAAGCTATGGTGGGTAAAGCAAAGGGCGAGGGGAACAACAGTGAGTTAAATAACACTGTCAATATTGCCTTATTATGGAGCCTTATTTTTGCCTTGGCTTATTCGCTACTGTTTGCCTTCGCTGGCAGCTGGCTATTATCATTAATTTCAGACATTCCAAGCGTAATAGCATTTGCCGAGCAATATCTATTCTGGATGATATTACTACCATTATTCGCTTGTTGGTGCTTCTTATATGACGGCGTTTACATTGGCTTAATGCAAGCTAAAGCCATGCGTAACAGTATGATTATTGCAACCTTTGCCTGCTTTTTTCCATTATGGTTTATGCTGCAAGGCTTAGGTAATCATGGCTTATGGGCAGCTTTTTCATTATTTATGCTAGCACGAGGGGTAACGCTTGCTTGGCACTTTCACTACAAAGTAAAAGCGCGTGAGTCACTCAATAATCTGAGCCAAGGTTAA
- the nfuA gene encoding Fe-S biogenesis protein NfuA gives MISISESAQAHFVKLLSQQAEGTHIRVFVVNPGTAKAECGVSYCPPDAVEPDDLELPFNGFSAMVDSDSKSFLEEAEIDFVTDQMGSQLTLKAPNAKLRKVADDAPLFERVNYFLQAEVNPQLAGHGGECTLVEITDDGYAVLQFGGGCNGCAQIDVTVKDGIERQLVELMGDEIKGVKDATEHQRGDHSYY, from the coding sequence ATGATCAGTATTTCAGAAAGTGCCCAAGCGCATTTTGTAAAATTACTTTCGCAACAAGCGGAAGGTACACATATTCGCGTTTTTGTTGTTAATCCGGGTACAGCAAAAGCTGAGTGTGGCGTTTCTTATTGCCCACCTGATGCGGTCGAGCCAGATGATTTAGAATTACCATTTAATGGTTTCTCAGCCATGGTTGATAGCGATAGCAAAAGCTTTTTAGAAGAAGCTGAAATTGACTTTGTTACTGATCAAATGGGCTCTCAGCTAACCCTTAAAGCGCCGAATGCTAAGTTACGCAAGGTGGCAGATGATGCGCCTTTATTTGAACGAGTAAACTACTTTTTGCAAGCTGAAGTAAACCCTCAGTTAGCTGGTCACGGTGGTGAATGTACTTTAGTAGAAATAACAGATGATGGTTATGCGGTACTACAATTTGGTGGTGGCTGTAATGGTTGTGCACAAATCGATGTCACTGTTAAAGATGGCATTGAAAGACAGCTGGTAGAATTAATGGGTGATGAAATTAAAGGTGTTAAAGATGCGACTGAACACCAACGTGGCGATCACTCTTATTATTAA